Genomic segment of Gloeocapsa sp. PCC 7428:
AATCAGCCTCTACCGTTCATCGACGATCAGGCTGGCAAATTGTTGTTAGATTGAAATAAAAATGGACATTATTCGATTACTTTGTGCAATCTTCCTACCGCCACTTGGTGTTTTCTTGCAGGTAGGATTAGGTCGAGATTTTTGGATTAACGTCCTTCTCACTTTACTAGGTTACATTCCAGGAATCGTTCACGCGGTTTGGATCATTCTTTCCAAATAAGCTGTCCATAAAAATGCCAAACAGCGCCCGATCGCAATAAGCGCTGCTAAATAATAAGTTTAAATACAAATATAAAACCCAATCAGCTTATTCTTCTAAAGGTTTATTTTCAAAATATCCTGTTTCACATAAAGAGTGCTTTACTAAGTCCATCTCAAAAATAAACTTAGGATCGCCACTACGCATAGAATCCAAAGCAGTCACTAGTTTAGACACTACCTTCAACGTAGCATCTAATTTTTCCTCCAACTCTGCAACTCTAGCCACAAGGTCTTGTTCACTCATTTCTCTGTGGTTCGTTACCTTACACCAAATATCTCCGCGAAAAACTGCCGCATATCCTGCCAAGAACGGCGATCAGCTAACTGATTATACGCTGTACCTTGAGATTTATCATTACCCGCTTCAGGATTTGTAAAACTGTGAACAGCACCACCATAAGCGATTAATTGCCAATCTACGCCAGCGGTACCCATTTCCTCAGCAAAGCCTAAAACTTGTTCAGGCGGTACTAGAGGATCTTCCGCACCATGTAAAACAAGTACTTTGCCTTTGATATTTTTCGCATCACTGGGATTTGGTGTATCAAGACTACCGTGAAAACTGACGACACCAGCGACATTTGCCCCACTACGCGCGAGTTCCAACACAGTGCTACCACCGAAACAGTATCCAATAGCAGCAATGCGTTGGACATCAGTTAAAGAATTTTTTTGGAGAACCTGTAACCCCGCCAAAGCGCGATCGCGCATCAACTGACGGTTAGATCTGTAGATTTTAGCTTGTGCTGCTGCTTCTTGGGGATTTTTAGGTCGAATACCTTTACCGTAAATATCAGCTGCAAACGCAACGTATCCTAGTTTTGCTAATTGTTGTGCGCGTTGTTGGATATAGGGATTAATTCCTGTCCACTCATGAACAACCATCACGCCAGGACGTCTACCTTGAATTTCATCATCATAGGCAAGATATCCTTCTAATACCGTGTTGCCTTGCTTGTATTGTACAACTTGTGTTCTAACTACAGCTTGGGCAACAGTGCTAAACGCTAAAGCAAAAATAGGAGCAAGTAAAAGTGAGCGTAAGATCTTCATTGCGTTGACAGTGGAACTTTGACTTATTCGCTAGCAATCAGTACTTGTGATTCAGGTACAGCCAGCTGTGGTGCAACTAATGCAGTTGAGTATAAAGGCGATCGCTGCTTTTGCGCGATAACTGTCGGTAAAACTTGACGTACTTGCGCTGCAACCGCAACTGTTTTTACATCATACGTCTGAGTTGCCAACTTTGGATACATCCCGATGCCGATAATTGGTAGCAACAAGCAAGCTGCAATAAATACCTCGCGTGGCTTCGCATCCCCAAGATACTCTTCAATCACAATGCCAGTATTGTCTTTGCCGTAAAACACTTGGCGCAGCATCGACAACAAGTAGATTGGAGTTAAAATCACGCCCACCGCAGCTAAGAGAGTTACAACAACCTTAAACGCAGGATTGTAAGCATCACTCGTGGTAATTCCCAAGAAGATCGTTAATTCACCAACAAAGCCACTCATTCCAGGTAGCGCTAATGAAGCCATCGCCCCAGCGGTGAAGAGTGCGAAAACTTTGGGCATTGCTTGCGCCATACCACCCATTTTCTCCATGATCAGCGTATGCGTGCGCTCGTAGGTGACTCCGGATAAGAAGAACAAGCTAGCCGCAATCAAACCATGCGATACCATTTGCAGTACTGCACCACCGATACCAAGTTCGGTAAACGAAGCAATACCGATTAGCACAAAACCCATGTGCGCGATCGAAGAATAAGCTAAGCGGCGCTTGAGATTTGTTTGCGCAAACGCGGTTAATGCACCGTAGACAATATTGACGACACCTAAAATAGCGAGTACAGGAGCAAACGCAACATGAGCCGAGGGCAACATTTCGATATTCATGCGAATTAGCCCGTAGCCTGCCATTTTGAGCAATACACCCGCCAAAATCATTGATACAGGTGCAGAAGCTTCACTGTGCGCGTCTGGAAGCCAAGTGTGTAATGGGAAAATTGGTAACTTAACGCCAAAAGCAATGAGTAATGCAGCGTAAACTAATAATTCAAACGCTCTAGGATATTGCTTAATACCCAAGGTTGCCATGTCAAAGGTAACAACATCGCCATACATTGCCATCGCAAACGCGGCGACGAGGATAAATATCGATCCCGCAGCGGTGTAGAGGATAAACTTTGTTGCGGCGTAGCGGCGATTTTGTCCTCCCCAAATCGAAATCAGCAAGTAAACAGGTACTAATTCGAGTTCCCACATCAGGAAGAACAGCAGCATATCTTGGGCAACAAAGACGCCAATTTGCGCGCTGTACATCATCAGCATCAACGCGAAAAATAAGCGTGGCTTTTTCGTCACGTTCCACGCTGCCAAGATTGACAAAGTTGTCACAAAGCCTGTTAACAATACCAACGGTAACGATAAGCCATCTACCGCAACCGACCAATTCATGCCTAGCTGGGGTATCCAAGGATAGCTTTCAGCAAGTTGAAATGTTGAGATTTGTAAATCGTAGTTCTGCCAAACGGCGTATACCATCAGAACGAAGTCCGCAATTCCTACACCCAAGGCGTACCAGCGAACTGTTTTACCTTGATTGTCTGGAATCAAAGGAATGGCTAGGGCAGCCACTAGCGGTAACAGAATGACAGTTGTTAACCAAGGAATTTGTATGCTAAGCATGACTGAGGATAAATACCTATTGCCTATGACATACATTCTATTAAGTTACGTGAAGTTTTGAGAAGGTGTATTTTGGATATTTACATTGACATCATAAGAATAAATACTTACTAGACTTTGCTATTACAAATCTTAATGAATAAATGTTAAGCTGGCAACTGAAGTCACGGCTAAGTAAACATAGACGCGCAGCGGTGAGTAGCGCGTTGGGCGGTGCCGACTTGAAGCGACTGCGAACCCGAAGGGCTTCCCGCAGGGTAGTCCACGCACGTGAACTTTAAACCTCCTGCATGAATGCTTGACGAATAAATTCGCAGTCAAACAAAAGACAATCTACCACTGTGAACTTATTGATAAGAGTTTTGCTTCGTACGAAAGTACACTTTGCTTGAGTAGCCCCTGACTTCAGTCAAAGGGCGTTTGTGATTCATGCAGCAAGTCTTTTGTAAAGGTTCCCTCAATGACAGCGAAACAACCTCATGGCTGGTACACTACCGTTGCTAGTGTCTACACTTCAGAACAAAGAAAAAACTGGTACAGTACAGCAGCAGATGCTTACAACCGAGTCAGACCGCGCTATCCGCAACAGTTGATTTACCGTGCTGTCGAGTGGGCTAAACTGCCTGATGATGGAGTTATTTTAGAAGTAGGCTGTGGTCCTGGGATTGCAACAGTCGCGTTTGCAGATCTTGGCTTTTCGATGGTTTGTTTGGAACCAAACCAAGAAATGTGGCAGTTAGCACAGCAAAATTGCTTACAGTATCCGAACGTAGAAATTATCAATGCTTCATTTGAAGAATGGCAGTTAGAGGCTAGGAAATTCGATGCTGTAATTGCTGCAACTTCTTTTCATTGGATTTCACCTGAAATTGGGTATCAAAAAGCTGCTGCTGCGCTGCAAGATAAGGCTTCGTTCATTTTGCTGTGGAATGCGATTCCGATTCAACCTCCACTCGCTATTTATCAACTGTTAGAGGAGGTTTATCAGACTTACGCGCCGTCGCTTGCACAATATGAAGCAAGAAGCATTCAAGAAGAAAATCTCAAAGCGTTTGGACAAGCGGTGATTGATTCAGGGCGATTTAAAGATTTGATGTCTGAACAATTGACTTGGGAAGCGATTCATAGTGTTGATGACTATTTGACGCTTTTAGGTACGTTGTCACCATATATTAGGTTAGAACTGCACAAGCGAGACGCGTTGTTCGCGGGAATCAGGGAATTGTTGGGAAGAAACGGTATTGAGAGGATTCCGGTTGGTTATCTTTCTGTGCTTCAGGTTGCTCAAAGAATGTGAATTTGTGATGATGTGAGCCTGGCGAATAAATTCGCGACTCAATAAACAAAGTCCACCGGCGTGGACTATCGACACAACAACAAATACAAATAATGTTAAACAATGCGATTGACGATTGTTAATACGTCGCCATCGGTGCGGATGTAGGGAACCGAGATCGATTTGAAGCCAGTAATTAAAGGTTTGTAGTACACTTGCCAATAACTGGGACTGAGTTCGTCCGCGATGGCTTTGAGCGATCGCAATTCATCTGCGAGTTCAGCGGCGAGTTGATTAATGCGTTCAGCTTGGGCTTGCGCTTGTTGTTTACCAGCAGCGACGCGTTGTGCTAACGAATCATTTTGGGAAAGTTGCGATGCTAACTTGATTTTTTGCGCAAGTTGTGATTCTAAAGCCGCGATCGCATCATCAATGCCCTTGACTTCAGCGAACAATTGTAAATCTTCTCTAGCACGACGACGGTAAGCAGCCGCGATCGCCTCTGGAGAGGCATTTTCTAAATCTATCGGATCAGTTGTCAGTGAAGTACGTTCCTGACGTAGCGCCGCAATTTGAGCTTGAAGAGCCGTAATTTCTGCTTGGATATCATTCATAGTACCTACTAGGCTACCTCAATCGTGCTACGCGCACCGAACTTATCAATTTCGAGCGATCGCACGTGTGGATTCACTCCTACTTGCTGCCAAGCTTGAGCGATCGCCGCAATTACCGCCTCAGCTTGTCTTTGGTTCGTCAAAGCAAGTAGTGTAGGACCTGCACCACTAATAACCAAACCATACGCCCCAGCAGCGATCGCCGCTTGTTGTACCGCTTCATAAGCGCGAATCAAAGCTTGACGATAAGGCTGATGCAATCGATCCTGCAACGCCGCCCGAATCCAAGCTTCATTTCCCGTCTCCAACCCGCGTAACAATAACCCCAAATGCGCCGTATTAAAAATCGCATCCCCTCGACTCACCTCACTCGGTAAAACTCGCCGCGCCTCAACCGTTGAAAGCTCAAAATCAGGAATCGCCACCACAGGCACTATGCTCTCATGCCAAGGCACATCACAAACTTCCCAACCTTTGCGTCCTTGGTGCCTTTGTGGTTCATTTCCCCCAACACTCGCCGCCAACCGACATCCCCCCAACAACGCCGGAACCACATTATCAGGATGTCCTTCCAAAGCGATCGCCAACTCCATCACCGCATTTGTATCAAGTGGTTCCCCTGCCAGTAGATTTCCCCCAACCAAACCCCCAACAATAGCTGTTGCGGAACTTCCCAAACCCCGCGCTAGCGGCACATCCATCGCAATATCTATATGCACAGATGGTGGTGTTTGTTCGATATGTTCATATAATTTGACAAACGAGCGATAAACCAAATTAGTCTCATCCGTGCGGACGCGATCGCTTTCTGTTCCTGTCACGCGAATTGCGACTTCCTCTTGATGCGTAAACTTGAAATGGTTATACAGCGTCAACGCTGCACCAATACAATCAAAACCAGGACCTAAGTTAGCCGTTGTCGCCGGAACCGAGACAGAGACAGAGTGAGTCATTACTGATTGTGTCATACCACAGACCGACGCAAATCATATCAGAATTCATTCACCAATATCGACGCCAAGCTTGACTCTGCCCTTGGGGAAGAGTGTTTACTGTGAATTAAATGCAACAGAGGTGATACATAGTTATGAAACTAGGAGCGATTCATCATATTGCCTTGACGGTATCTGATATGGAGCGATCAGAAGCTTTTTACAACAAACTACTCGGCTTTATGGGTTATGAACAAGGCGAAAAAACAGAACAATTAATTCTTTGGGCAAGTTCTCACAGTGCGATGACGATTTCTCCAGCGAAGCAGCAATTTCATCAAAAATGCGATCGCTATTCTCCAGGATTGCATCATCTAGCGTTTAGTGCCGATCGTCGCGAAGATATAGACAAACTGTATCAAGAACTGCTCGAGCAGCAAGTTACAATTCTCGATCCGCCTGCTGAATATGACTATCTACCAGGTTACTATGCTGTCTACTTTCTCGACCCCGATGGTATCAAATTGGAATTAGCACATACACCCACTTGATAATTTGAAGTAAGTGGATGAAAATGAACATAAATTCAAGGTGGGTAAATGTTAACTGGTAATTGGTCATTATTTAAACACTAATAACTATTACCCAAAACCGGAAGAATGCTGAAAATCGGCGACTTTTCCAAACTCAGCCATGTATCAATCAAAGCATTGCGTCTCTACGACCAAATGGGATTACTTAAACCAGTACACGTAGATGAGTTTACTGGCTATCGCTATTACGCAGCCCATCAGTTACCTCGACTCAATCGCATTTTGGCACTCAAAGATTTAGGTTTCTCGCTAGAACAAATTGCCAAGCTTCTAAATGAAATTTCACCAGCACAAATTCAGGGAATGCTGCAACTGAAGCACGCTGAACTACAACGATTAGTTGCAGAAGAACAAGCAAGATTACAGCGCGTCGCAGCGAGACTTCAGCAGATGG
This window contains:
- a CDS encoding YqaE/Pmp3 family membrane protein codes for the protein MDIIRLLCAIFLPPLGVFLQVGLGRDFWINVLLTLLGYIPGIVHAVWIILSK
- a CDS encoding dienelactone hydrolase family protein; translation: MKILRSLLLAPIFALAFSTVAQAVVRTQVVQYKQGNTVLEGYLAYDDEIQGRRPGVMVVHEWTGINPYIQQRAQQLAKLGYVAFAADIYGKGIRPKNPQEAAAQAKIYRSNRQLMRDRALAGLQVLQKNSLTDVQRIAAIGYCFGGSTVLELARSGANVAGVVSFHGSLDTPNPSDAKNIKGKVLVLHGAEDPLVPPEQVLGFAEEMGTAGVDWQLIAYGGAVHSFTNPEAGNDKSQGTAYNQLADRRSWQDMRQFFAEIFGVR
- a CDS encoding NAD(P)H-quinone oxidoreductase subunit 4, with protein sequence MLSIQIPWLTTVILLPLVAALAIPLIPDNQGKTVRWYALGVGIADFVLMVYAVWQNYDLQISTFQLAESYPWIPQLGMNWSVAVDGLSLPLVLLTGFVTTLSILAAWNVTKKPRLFFALMLMMYSAQIGVFVAQDMLLFFLMWELELVPVYLLISIWGGQNRRYAATKFILYTAAGSIFILVAAFAMAMYGDVVTFDMATLGIKQYPRAFELLVYAALLIAFGVKLPIFPLHTWLPDAHSEASAPVSMILAGVLLKMAGYGLIRMNIEMLPSAHVAFAPVLAILGVVNIVYGALTAFAQTNLKRRLAYSSIAHMGFVLIGIASFTELGIGGAVLQMVSHGLIAASLFFLSGVTYERTHTLIMEKMGGMAQAMPKVFALFTAGAMASLALPGMSGFVGELTIFLGITTSDAYNPAFKVVVTLLAAVGVILTPIYLLSMLRQVFYGKDNTGIVIEEYLGDAKPREVFIAACLLLPIIGIGMYPKLATQTYDVKTVAVAAQVRQVLPTVIAQKQRSPLYSTALVAPQLAVPESQVLIASE
- a CDS encoding class I SAM-dependent methyltransferase, whose amino-acid sequence is MTAKQPHGWYTTVASVYTSEQRKNWYSTAADAYNRVRPRYPQQLIYRAVEWAKLPDDGVILEVGCGPGIATVAFADLGFSMVCLEPNQEMWQLAQQNCLQYPNVEIINASFEEWQLEARKFDAVIAATSFHWISPEIGYQKAAAALQDKASFILLWNAIPIQPPLAIYQLLEEVYQTYAPSLAQYEARSIQEENLKAFGQAVIDSGRFKDLMSEQLTWEAIHSVDDYLTLLGTLSPYIRLELHKRDALFAGIRELLGRNGIERIPVGYLSVLQVAQRM
- the thrB gene encoding homoserine kinase, which produces MTHSVSVSVPATTANLGPGFDCIGAALTLYNHFKFTHQEEVAIRVTGTESDRVRTDETNLVYRSFVKLYEHIEQTPPSVHIDIAMDVPLARGLGSSATAIVGGLVGGNLLAGEPLDTNAVMELAIALEGHPDNVVPALLGGCRLAASVGGNEPQRHQGRKGWEVCDVPWHESIVPVVAIPDFELSTVEARRVLPSEVSRGDAIFNTAHLGLLLRGLETGNEAWIRAALQDRLHQPYRQALIRAYEAVQQAAIAAGAYGLVISGAGPTLLALTNQRQAEAVIAAIAQAWQQVGVNPHVRSLEIDKFGARSTIEVA
- a CDS encoding VOC family protein, with the protein product MKLGAIHHIALTVSDMERSEAFYNKLLGFMGYEQGEKTEQLILWASSHSAMTISPAKQQFHQKCDRYSPGLHHLAFSADRREDIDKLYQELLEQQVTILDPPAEYDYLPGYYAVYFLDPDGIKLELAHTPT